One Cucumis sativus cultivar 9930 chromosome 1, Cucumber_9930_V3, whole genome shotgun sequence DNA segment encodes these proteins:
- the LOC101218514 gene encoding protein MON2 homolog isoform X1 produces MAFMAVLESDLRALSVEARRRHPAVKDGAEHAILKLRTMSCPSDIAENEDILRIFLLACEAKTIKLSVIGLSSLQKLISHDAVTPSALKEILLTLKDHAEVSDETVQLKTLQTILIIFQSRLHPESEENMAQALGICIRLLENNRSSDSVRNTAAATFRQAVALIFDHVILGESLPAGKFGTGSQNSRTSMVISDVDRNINSSETLKNGSLSGGPLLKRENLTRAGRLGLQLLEDLTALAAGGSATWLRSISSQRTFALDILEFILSNYVAVFRILVPYEQVLRHQICSLLMTSLRTNVELEGEAGEPYFRRLVLRSVAHIIRLYSTSLITECEVFLSMLLKVTFLDLPLWHRILVLENLRGFCMEARTLQVLFQNFDMHPKNTNVVEGIVKSLARVVSNVQVHETSEESLAAVAGMFSSKAKGVEWSLDGDASNATVLVASEAHAITLAVEGLLGVVFTVATLTDEAVDLGELESPRFDYEPPGKCNGRIASVCISMVDSLWLTILDALSLILTRSQGEAIILEILKGYQAFTQACGVLHAVEPLNSFLASLCKFTINFPSEVEKKSILQSPNSKRLEPFTDQRDTVVLTPKNVQALRTLFNIAHRLHNVLGPSWVLVLDTLAALDRAIHSPHAMTQEVSTTVPKLTRESSGQYSDFHILSSLNSQLFESSALMNISAVNSLLSALCQLSHQYLTSGSSGFGLASSQKIGSINFSVERMICILVNNLHRVEPLWDQVVGHFVELANNSNQHVRNIALDALDQSICSVLGSEPFLDFTSPNQHTSLKIEDRVEKLRSLECSVISPLQSLYSSSQSIDVCSGSLKILLHVLERHGEKLRYSWPNILELLRSVADASEKDLVALGFQSLRVILNDGLSSIPQECLHVCVDVTGAYSAQKTELNISLTAIGLLWTITDFIVKRLLHDHVGKKDASSFPEVAFAPKQVNVERFEEQMVEVSNHADTSPLTKIVDSNKLLFSVFSLLHKLGADDRPEVRNSAIRTLFQSLGSHGQKLSENIWGTCLWDYVFPILDHASHMAATSSKDEWQGKELGTHGGKAVHMLIHHSRNTAQKQWDETLVLVLSGIARILRSFFPFLRSLTNFWSGWESLILFVKNSILNGSKEVALAAINCLQTTVVSHSPKGNLPMTYLVSVLNVYELVLQKSPHYSGNAASKVKQEILHGLGELYVQAQMMFDNQMYTQLLSVVDLAIKQAIITNENFETEFGHVPPELRTILEILPLLRPTDAISSMWLILLREFLQYLPRSGSPSIHENDADQTSTSYLVQANQGRLRNERHPRAASATSNHEASQSVTPGSAVAPVGIQNVLFAEKLVPALVELFLQAPMVEKCIICPEIIQSLGRCMTTRREHPDGALWRLAVEGFNQILSDDVKNLTTNVLTETCTSKPARTRIWKEVADVYEFFLVGYCGRAISSSLPSGSMEANESLEMTLLNILGDKILKSPLDAPHDVIQRLVSTLDRCASRTCSLPVETVELMPIHCSRFSLTCLQKLFSLSSYDNEDGKWSLTRCEVSKISILLLVTRCQSILNRFLIDENYLGERPLPAARLDEIIYILQELARLKIHFDTASVLPLPSHLNIVSNKENHDRRPHLLILFPSFCELVISRETRVRELVQVLLKLITTELTLDKVSLAN; encoded by the exons CATGCTGAAGTATCGGATGAGACTGTTCAGTTAAAGACACTTCAAACTatactaataatttttcaatctcGTTTACATCCTGAAAGTGAG gAAAATATGGCTCAAGCTCTTGGTATCTGTATTCGACTTTTAGAAAACAACAGATCGTCTGACAGTGTGCGGAA TACGGCAGCAGCTACCTTTAGGCAAGCAGTAGCCCTGATATTTGATCATGTAATTTTGGGCGAGTCGCTTCCGGCTGGAAAGTTTGGAACTGGAAGTCAAAACTCTCGAACCAGTATGGTTATTTCTGATGTTGACCGTAACATCAATAGCTCAGA GACACTGAAAAATGGGTCTCTTTCTGGGGGGCCATTGTTGAAGCGAGAGAACTTGACTAGAGCTGGGAGGCTTGGCCTACAATTGCTTGAAGATCTAACAGCTCTTGCCGCAGGTGGATCT GCCACTTGGTTACGCTCGATTTCTTCCCAGCGAACCTTTGCTCTTGATATACTAGA GTTCATTTTGTCAAATTATGTTGCTGTTTTCAGGATATTAGTTCCATATGAACAG GTTTTGCGCCATCAGATATGTTCCCTTCTCATGACATCACTTCGTACAAATGTTGAG CTTGAAGGGGAGGCAGGGGAGCCTTACTTTCGACGACTAGTCTTGCGGTCAGTTGCTCATATTATCAGACTCTATAGTACATCCCTCATCACTGAATGTGAG GTTTTCCTCAGTATGCTATTGAAGGTTACTTTTCTTGATTTACCATTGTGGCATAGGATTCTTgttcttgaaaatttgagG GGTTTTTGCATGGAGGCTAGAACTTTGCAGGTTCTTTTCCAGAACTTTGATAT GCATCCAAAAAACACAAATGTTGTTGAAGGCATCGTTAAATCCCTTGCTAGAGTTGTGTCCAATGTACAg GTCCATGAGACGAGTGAAGAAAGCTTGGCAGCTGTCGCAGGGATGTTTAGTAGCAAGGCCAAAG GAGTTGAGTGGAGTCTTGATGGTGATGCTTCAAATGCCACTGTTTTAGTTGCTAGTGAAGCACATGCAATTACACTGGCTGTCGAGGGCCTATTAGGTGTTGTTTTTACTGTGGCTACTTTAACCGATGAAGCAGTTGACCTTGGGGAG CTTGAATCCCCAAGGTTTGATTATGAACCACCAGGAAAGTGTAATGGAAGAATAGCAAGTGTCTGCATTTCTATGGTTGATTCTTTGTGGCTGACAATTCTTGATGCATTGTCCCTTATTCTTACTAG ATCACAGGGAGAGGCTATTATCTTGGAGATATTGAAAGGATATCAAGCTTTCACTCAG GCATGCGGAGTTCTCCATGCTGTTGAACCGTTAAATTCATTTCTTGCCTCCCTTTGCAAGTTTACAATTAATTTTCCGAGTGAAGTGGAAAAAAAGAG CATCCTACAGTCTCCTAATTCAAAACGATTGGAGCCCTTCACTGATCAAAGGGATACTGTTGTCCTTACACCCAAGAATGTGCAG GCCTTGAGGACTCTCTTCAATATTGCTCATCGATTGCACAATGTGTTGGGCCCATCTTGGGTGTTG GTCTTGGATACTCTTGCGGCTCTAGATCGAGCAATTCATTCGCCACATGCCATGACTCag GAGGTATCAACTACTGTCCCAAAGCTTACAAGGGAATCGTCTGGCCAATACAGTGACTTTcacattctttcttctttaaattctcAG CTATTTGAGAGCTCAGCACTGATGAACATATCTGCAGTGAATTCCCTTCTTTCAGCATTATGTCAGCTTTCTCATCAATATCTCACCAGTGGTTCAAGTGGTTTTGGATTAGCTTCAAGCCAGAAAATTGGCAGCATCAATTTTTCTGTGGAAAGGATGATATGTATCCTTGTCAATAATCTTCACA GGGTTGAACCACTATGGGATCAAGTTGTTGGCCATTTTGTTGAG CTTGCCAATAACTCCAATCAGCATGTACGCAATATAGCACTCGATGCTTTGGACCAATCAATCTGCTCAGTTTTAGGTTCAGAGCCATTTCTAGATTTCACCTCGCCTAATCAACATACCTCTCTGAAG ATTGAAGACAGAGTTGAAAAGCTGAGGTCACTGGAGTGTTCTGTTATATCTCCTCTGCAGTctttatattcttcttctcaaaGCATTGATGTTTGCTCAGGATCGTTAAAGATCCTTCTGCATGTTTTAGAG AGACATGGAGAAAAGTTACGCTACAGCTGGCCAAATATTCTCGAGCTGTTAAG GTCTGTTGCAGATGCTTCTGAGAAAGACCTTGTTGCTCTTGGTTTTCAG agTTTACGTGTGATCTTGAACGATGGACTTTCCAGCATACCACAAGAATGCCTCCATGT ATGTGTTGATGTGACGGGAGCATACAGTGCTCAAAAAACAGAGTTAAATATAAGCTTAACAGCAATAGGGCTTTTGTGGACTATAACTGATTTTATTGTGAAGAGGCTTCTACATGATCATGTGGGCAAGAAGGATGCAAGTAGCTTCCCTG AGGTGGCTTTTGCCCCAAAACAAGTTAATGTTGAAAGGTTTGAAGAACAGATGGTTGAGGTGTCCAATCACGCTGATACCTCTCCACTCACAAAGATAGTTGATAGCAACAAGTTGCTGTTTTCCGTTTTCTCATTGCTTCACAAGCTTGGAGCTGATGATAGACCTGAG GTTCGAAATTCAGCTATCAGGACGCTCTTCCAGAGTCTTGGAAGTCACGGTCAAAAGCTTTCAGAAAACATTTGGGGGACATGTCTTTGGGATTACGTTTTTCCCATCTTAGACCATGCTTCCCACATG GCTGCAACCTCATCCAAAGATGAATGGCAGGGGAAAGAACTGGGAACTCATGGTGGAAAGGCGGTTCATATGCTTATACATCACTC TCGTAATACTGCTCAAAAACAGTGGGACGAAACGCTGGTTCTGGTGCTTTCTGGAATAGCACGTATTTTGCGATCTTTTTTCCCATTCCTTAGAAGCTTAACAAACTTTTGGTCTG GATGGGAatctttgattctttttgtgAAGAATAGTATTCTAAATGGCAGTAAAGAGGTAGCACTTGCAGCAATAAATTGTCTACAGACAACAGTTGTTTCCCATTCTCCCAAG GGGAACTTGCCAATGACTTACCTTGTTTCAGTACTTAATGTCTATGAGCTTGTTCTTCAAAAGTCACCACACTACAGTGGTAATGCTGCTAGCAAAGTGAAGCAGGAAATTTTGCACGGTCTTG GAGAACTATATGTGCAAGCACAAATGATGTTTGACAACCAGATGTACACACAATTGCTCTCAGTTGTTGATTTGGCCATTAAGCAAGCAATAATCACTAACGAGAACTTTGAAACTGAATTT GGGCATGTCCCCCCTGAGCTACGAACAATCCTGGAGATATTACCACTTTTACGTCCAACTGATGCTATCTCTTCCATGTGGCTGATTCTGCTGCGTGAATTCTTGCAATATCTTCCAAGATCAGGATCTCCATCAATCCATGAAAATGATGCGGATCAAACAAGCACTAGTTATCTTGTTCAag CAAATCAGGGGAGGCTAAGGAACGAAAGGCATCCTAGAGCTGCTTCTGCGACCTCTAACCATGAAGCTTCTCAGTCTGTGACTCCAGGATCAGCAGTTGCACCAGTTGGCATTCAAAATGTTCTGTTTGCAGAAAAGCTTGTTCCTGCTTTGGTTGAGCTTTTCCTTCAGGCACCAATGgttgaaaaatgtattatatgCCCCGAAATTATCCAGAGTCTTGGAAG GTGTATGACAACAAGAAGAGAGCATCCCGATGGTGCACTTTGGAGATTGGCTGTCGAAGGTTTTAATCAAATACTTTCTGATGACGTGAAAAACTTAACTACGAATGTTCTAACAGAGACATGTACTAGCAAACCAGCAAGAACTCGAATATGGAAGGAAGTTGCGGatgtttatgaatttttcCTTGTGGGATATTGTGGACGAGCTATATCCAGTTCACTCCCATCTGGGTCAATGGAAGCTAATGAGAGTCTCGAGATGACTCTCTTGAACATTCTGGGTGACAAGATTCTTAAATCACCACTTGATGCACCTCATGAT GTTATCCAAAGATTAGTTTCCACATTGGACCGATGTGCATCACGAACTTGCTCATTGCCTGTTGAGACGGTAGAGCTGATGCCCATCCACTGTAGCAGATTTTCCTTGACCTGTTTGCAGaagttgttttctttaagCAG CTACGACAATGAAGATGGTAAATGGAGTTTGACAAGATGTGAAGTCAGCAAAATCTCAATCTTGTTACTCGTGACGAGGTGCCAATCCATCTTGAACAGGTTTCTGATCGATGAGAATTACCTAG GTGAACGCCCATTGCCTGCAGCAAGGCttgatgaaattatttatatccTACAAGAACTAGCTCGTCTCAAAATCCATTTCGATACTGCCTCAGTTCTTCCTTTGCCATCGCATTTAAATATTGTCTCAAACAAGGAGAATCATGATCGACGTCCTCACCTACTCATTTTATTTCCTTCCTTCTGTGAGCTTGTCATCTCAAG AGAAACAAGGGTGAGGGAATTGGTCCAAGTACTTCTTAAACTCATCACCACGGAATTGACCCTGGATAAGGTTAGCTTAGCCAATTGA
- the LOC101218514 gene encoding protein MON2 homolog isoform X2 — protein sequence MTSLRTNVELEGEAGEPYFRRLVLRSVAHIIRLYSTSLITECEVFLSMLLKVTFLDLPLWHRILVLENLRGFCMEARTLQVLFQNFDMHPKNTNVVEGIVKSLARVVSNVQVHETSEESLAAVAGMFSSKAKGVEWSLDGDASNATVLVASEAHAITLAVEGLLGVVFTVATLTDEAVDLGELESPRFDYEPPGKCNGRIASVCISMVDSLWLTILDALSLILTRSQGEAIILEILKGYQAFTQACGVLHAVEPLNSFLASLCKFTINFPSEVEKKSILQSPNSKRLEPFTDQRDTVVLTPKNVQALRTLFNIAHRLHNVLGPSWVLVLDTLAALDRAIHSPHAMTQEVSTTVPKLTRESSGQYSDFHILSSLNSQLFESSALMNISAVNSLLSALCQLSHQYLTSGSSGFGLASSQKIGSINFSVERMICILVNNLHRVEPLWDQVVGHFVELANNSNQHVRNIALDALDQSICSVLGSEPFLDFTSPNQHTSLKIEDRVEKLRSLECSVISPLQSLYSSSQSIDVCSGSLKILLHVLERHGEKLRYSWPNILELLRSVADASEKDLVALGFQSLRVILNDGLSSIPQECLHVCVDVTGAYSAQKTELNISLTAIGLLWTITDFIVKRLLHDHVGKKDASSFPEVAFAPKQVNVERFEEQMVEVSNHADTSPLTKIVDSNKLLFSVFSLLHKLGADDRPEVRNSAIRTLFQSLGSHGQKLSENIWGTCLWDYVFPILDHASHMAATSSKDEWQGKELGTHGGKAVHMLIHHSRNTAQKQWDETLVLVLSGIARILRSFFPFLRSLTNFWSGWESLILFVKNSILNGSKEVALAAINCLQTTVVSHSPKGNLPMTYLVSVLNVYELVLQKSPHYSGNAASKVKQEILHGLGELYVQAQMMFDNQMYTQLLSVVDLAIKQAIITNENFETEFGHVPPELRTILEILPLLRPTDAISSMWLILLREFLQYLPRSGSPSIHENDADQTSTSYLVQANQGRLRNERHPRAASATSNHEASQSVTPGSAVAPVGIQNVLFAEKLVPALVELFLQAPMVEKCIICPEIIQSLGRCMTTRREHPDGALWRLAVEGFNQILSDDVKNLTTNVLTETCTSKPARTRIWKEVADVYEFFLVGYCGRAISSSLPSGSMEANESLEMTLLNILGDKILKSPLDAPHDVIQRLVSTLDRCASRTCSLPVETVELMPIHCSRFSLTCLQKLFSLSSYDNEDGKWSLTRCEVSKISILLLVTRCQSILNRFLIDENYLGERPLPAARLDEIIYILQELARLKIHFDTASVLPLPSHLNIVSNKENHDRRPHLLILFPSFCELVISRETRVRELVQVLLKLITTELTLDKVSLAN from the exons ATGACATCACTTCGTACAAATGTTGAG CTTGAAGGGGAGGCAGGGGAGCCTTACTTTCGACGACTAGTCTTGCGGTCAGTTGCTCATATTATCAGACTCTATAGTACATCCCTCATCACTGAATGTGAG GTTTTCCTCAGTATGCTATTGAAGGTTACTTTTCTTGATTTACCATTGTGGCATAGGATTCTTgttcttgaaaatttgagG GGTTTTTGCATGGAGGCTAGAACTTTGCAGGTTCTTTTCCAGAACTTTGATAT GCATCCAAAAAACACAAATGTTGTTGAAGGCATCGTTAAATCCCTTGCTAGAGTTGTGTCCAATGTACAg GTCCATGAGACGAGTGAAGAAAGCTTGGCAGCTGTCGCAGGGATGTTTAGTAGCAAGGCCAAAG GAGTTGAGTGGAGTCTTGATGGTGATGCTTCAAATGCCACTGTTTTAGTTGCTAGTGAAGCACATGCAATTACACTGGCTGTCGAGGGCCTATTAGGTGTTGTTTTTACTGTGGCTACTTTAACCGATGAAGCAGTTGACCTTGGGGAG CTTGAATCCCCAAGGTTTGATTATGAACCACCAGGAAAGTGTAATGGAAGAATAGCAAGTGTCTGCATTTCTATGGTTGATTCTTTGTGGCTGACAATTCTTGATGCATTGTCCCTTATTCTTACTAG ATCACAGGGAGAGGCTATTATCTTGGAGATATTGAAAGGATATCAAGCTTTCACTCAG GCATGCGGAGTTCTCCATGCTGTTGAACCGTTAAATTCATTTCTTGCCTCCCTTTGCAAGTTTACAATTAATTTTCCGAGTGAAGTGGAAAAAAAGAG CATCCTACAGTCTCCTAATTCAAAACGATTGGAGCCCTTCACTGATCAAAGGGATACTGTTGTCCTTACACCCAAGAATGTGCAG GCCTTGAGGACTCTCTTCAATATTGCTCATCGATTGCACAATGTGTTGGGCCCATCTTGGGTGTTG GTCTTGGATACTCTTGCGGCTCTAGATCGAGCAATTCATTCGCCACATGCCATGACTCag GAGGTATCAACTACTGTCCCAAAGCTTACAAGGGAATCGTCTGGCCAATACAGTGACTTTcacattctttcttctttaaattctcAG CTATTTGAGAGCTCAGCACTGATGAACATATCTGCAGTGAATTCCCTTCTTTCAGCATTATGTCAGCTTTCTCATCAATATCTCACCAGTGGTTCAAGTGGTTTTGGATTAGCTTCAAGCCAGAAAATTGGCAGCATCAATTTTTCTGTGGAAAGGATGATATGTATCCTTGTCAATAATCTTCACA GGGTTGAACCACTATGGGATCAAGTTGTTGGCCATTTTGTTGAG CTTGCCAATAACTCCAATCAGCATGTACGCAATATAGCACTCGATGCTTTGGACCAATCAATCTGCTCAGTTTTAGGTTCAGAGCCATTTCTAGATTTCACCTCGCCTAATCAACATACCTCTCTGAAG ATTGAAGACAGAGTTGAAAAGCTGAGGTCACTGGAGTGTTCTGTTATATCTCCTCTGCAGTctttatattcttcttctcaaaGCATTGATGTTTGCTCAGGATCGTTAAAGATCCTTCTGCATGTTTTAGAG AGACATGGAGAAAAGTTACGCTACAGCTGGCCAAATATTCTCGAGCTGTTAAG GTCTGTTGCAGATGCTTCTGAGAAAGACCTTGTTGCTCTTGGTTTTCAG agTTTACGTGTGATCTTGAACGATGGACTTTCCAGCATACCACAAGAATGCCTCCATGT ATGTGTTGATGTGACGGGAGCATACAGTGCTCAAAAAACAGAGTTAAATATAAGCTTAACAGCAATAGGGCTTTTGTGGACTATAACTGATTTTATTGTGAAGAGGCTTCTACATGATCATGTGGGCAAGAAGGATGCAAGTAGCTTCCCTG AGGTGGCTTTTGCCCCAAAACAAGTTAATGTTGAAAGGTTTGAAGAACAGATGGTTGAGGTGTCCAATCACGCTGATACCTCTCCACTCACAAAGATAGTTGATAGCAACAAGTTGCTGTTTTCCGTTTTCTCATTGCTTCACAAGCTTGGAGCTGATGATAGACCTGAG GTTCGAAATTCAGCTATCAGGACGCTCTTCCAGAGTCTTGGAAGTCACGGTCAAAAGCTTTCAGAAAACATTTGGGGGACATGTCTTTGGGATTACGTTTTTCCCATCTTAGACCATGCTTCCCACATG GCTGCAACCTCATCCAAAGATGAATGGCAGGGGAAAGAACTGGGAACTCATGGTGGAAAGGCGGTTCATATGCTTATACATCACTC TCGTAATACTGCTCAAAAACAGTGGGACGAAACGCTGGTTCTGGTGCTTTCTGGAATAGCACGTATTTTGCGATCTTTTTTCCCATTCCTTAGAAGCTTAACAAACTTTTGGTCTG GATGGGAatctttgattctttttgtgAAGAATAGTATTCTAAATGGCAGTAAAGAGGTAGCACTTGCAGCAATAAATTGTCTACAGACAACAGTTGTTTCCCATTCTCCCAAG GGGAACTTGCCAATGACTTACCTTGTTTCAGTACTTAATGTCTATGAGCTTGTTCTTCAAAAGTCACCACACTACAGTGGTAATGCTGCTAGCAAAGTGAAGCAGGAAATTTTGCACGGTCTTG GAGAACTATATGTGCAAGCACAAATGATGTTTGACAACCAGATGTACACACAATTGCTCTCAGTTGTTGATTTGGCCATTAAGCAAGCAATAATCACTAACGAGAACTTTGAAACTGAATTT GGGCATGTCCCCCCTGAGCTACGAACAATCCTGGAGATATTACCACTTTTACGTCCAACTGATGCTATCTCTTCCATGTGGCTGATTCTGCTGCGTGAATTCTTGCAATATCTTCCAAGATCAGGATCTCCATCAATCCATGAAAATGATGCGGATCAAACAAGCACTAGTTATCTTGTTCAag CAAATCAGGGGAGGCTAAGGAACGAAAGGCATCCTAGAGCTGCTTCTGCGACCTCTAACCATGAAGCTTCTCAGTCTGTGACTCCAGGATCAGCAGTTGCACCAGTTGGCATTCAAAATGTTCTGTTTGCAGAAAAGCTTGTTCCTGCTTTGGTTGAGCTTTTCCTTCAGGCACCAATGgttgaaaaatgtattatatgCCCCGAAATTATCCAGAGTCTTGGAAG GTGTATGACAACAAGAAGAGAGCATCCCGATGGTGCACTTTGGAGATTGGCTGTCGAAGGTTTTAATCAAATACTTTCTGATGACGTGAAAAACTTAACTACGAATGTTCTAACAGAGACATGTACTAGCAAACCAGCAAGAACTCGAATATGGAAGGAAGTTGCGGatgtttatgaatttttcCTTGTGGGATATTGTGGACGAGCTATATCCAGTTCACTCCCATCTGGGTCAATGGAAGCTAATGAGAGTCTCGAGATGACTCTCTTGAACATTCTGGGTGACAAGATTCTTAAATCACCACTTGATGCACCTCATGAT GTTATCCAAAGATTAGTTTCCACATTGGACCGATGTGCATCACGAACTTGCTCATTGCCTGTTGAGACGGTAGAGCTGATGCCCATCCACTGTAGCAGATTTTCCTTGACCTGTTTGCAGaagttgttttctttaagCAG CTACGACAATGAAGATGGTAAATGGAGTTTGACAAGATGTGAAGTCAGCAAAATCTCAATCTTGTTACTCGTGACGAGGTGCCAATCCATCTTGAACAGGTTTCTGATCGATGAGAATTACCTAG GTGAACGCCCATTGCCTGCAGCAAGGCttgatgaaattatttatatccTACAAGAACTAGCTCGTCTCAAAATCCATTTCGATACTGCCTCAGTTCTTCCTTTGCCATCGCATTTAAATATTGTCTCAAACAAGGAGAATCATGATCGACGTCCTCACCTACTCATTTTATTTCCTTCCTTCTGTGAGCTTGTCATCTCAAG AGAAACAAGGGTGAGGGAATTGGTCCAAGTACTTCTTAAACTCATCACCACGGAATTGACCCTGGATAAGGTTAGCTTAGCCAATTGA
- the LOC101214216 gene encoding late embryogenesis abundant protein D-34 has translation MSQQQPRKPACCDQLEEPIKYGDVFPHVEGDLANKPVTPEDAAALQAAETVLLGKTLHGGAAATIQSAAAKNERAGLVGRGKDVGDQIVAEDVITNTDLVGAQEVVTEHRERVPIGPLSTLNPHEEGGGGITIGEALEATALTVGEKIVEWSDAAAIQAAEVRATGRMNIAPGGIAATAQSAATMNARVTQDEDKTKLADVLKDARTKLSADKPATRRDAEGVTGAEMRNDPYLTTHPTGVAASIAAAARLNQSNYSNK, from the exons ATGAGCCAACAACAGCCCCGGAAACCCGCCTGCTGTGATCAGCTGGAGGAGCCGATCAAGTACGGTGACGTTTTCCCTCATGTTGAGGGCGACCTGGCTAACAAACCGGTGACGCCGGAGGATGCTGCGGCTCTTCAGGCCGCAGAGACTGTCCTACTCGGGAAGACGCTGCATGGCGGTGCTGCTGCCACGATACAATCTGCTGCCGCAAAAAATGAGAGGGCTGGCCTTGTTGGTCGCGGCAAAGATGTTGGTGATCAAATCGTTGCTGAAGACGTAATCACGAACACAGATTTAGTTGGTGCACAG GAGGTTGTGACGGAACATAGAGAGAGGGTTCCTATTGGACCATTGTCGACATTGAATCCTCACGAAGAGGGAGGAGGAGGAATAACGATCGGCGAAGCATTGGAAGCAACCGCTTTAACAGTGGGGGAGAAGATAGTGGAATGGAGTGATGCCGCTGCAATCCAGGCGGCAGAGGTGCGAGCAACTGGGCGAATGAATATAGCTCCGGGAGGCATTGCTGCCACTGCACAGTCGGCCGCAACTATGAATGCTCGAGTAACACAAGATGAGGACAAGACCAAACTTGCTGACGTTCTGAAG GATGCTCGAACAAAGTTGTCGGCGGATAAACCAGCAACTCGACGGGACGCAGAGGGGGTGACCGGAGCTGAGATGCGAAATGACCCTTATCTCACTACACATCCCACCGGTGTTGCCGCCTCCATTGCCGCCGCCGCGAGGCTCAACCAAAGCAACTACAGCAATAAGTAG